Proteins from a single region of Geothrix sp. PMB-07:
- a CDS encoding homoserine kinase: MAGLSEEASKGLVAYAPASIGNVAAGFDLLGAALAPLDGTLLGDLVQVVPAEANSFTMTGPFASALADDSRPNLALRARDLFIEAVQAGGGEVGSFAITLEKRLPVASGLGSSASSIVATLVALQALCGDPLSGSDLLDLAGRAEGLTSGGRHLDNVAPSLLGGLQLLVPGREGAPATRRLPWPSELLLVVVHPEFWLSTAQSRGVLPERPGWSEAIDFAGNLASLVQALHSGDRALLARCLRDPIVEAHRAPLVPGFGTVKAAALGLGALGCSLSGSGPSVFAVAEDEAQAEALRDAMRAAFAKAGLESQGWVCALDPEGARVLTPGSRHPWREAHP, translated from the coding sequence ATGGCGGGCCTTTCGGAGGAAGCTTCAAAGGGGCTGGTGGCCTATGCCCCCGCCAGCATCGGCAACGTGGCCGCGGGTTTCGACCTGCTGGGCGCGGCGCTGGCGCCCCTGGACGGCACGCTGCTGGGCGATCTGGTGCAGGTGGTTCCTGCCGAAGCGAACAGCTTCACCATGACCGGCCCCTTCGCCTCCGCCCTGGCCGATGACAGCCGCCCCAACCTGGCGCTGCGGGCCCGGGATCTGTTCATCGAAGCGGTGCAGGCCGGTGGCGGCGAGGTGGGTTCCTTCGCCATCACCCTGGAAAAGCGGCTGCCCGTGGCCAGCGGCCTGGGCTCCAGCGCCAGTTCCATCGTGGCCACCCTTGTGGCCCTGCAGGCCCTTTGCGGTGATCCCCTGAGTGGATCGGACCTGCTGGACCTGGCGGGCAGGGCTGAGGGCCTGACCAGCGGCGGACGGCACCTGGACAACGTCGCGCCCTCCTTGCTGGGTGGGCTGCAGCTCTTGGTGCCGGGCCGCGAGGGCGCGCCCGCCACGCGGCGCCTGCCCTGGCCCTCGGAGCTGCTGCTGGTGGTGGTGCACCCGGAATTCTGGCTGTCCACGGCGCAGAGCCGCGGTGTGCTGCCGGAGCGACCGGGCTGGTCCGAAGCCATCGATTTCGCGGGCAACCTCGCCAGCCTGGTGCAGGCCCTGCACAGCGGCGACCGGGCCCTGCTGGCCCGCTGCCTGCGCGATCCCATCGTGGAGGCCCATCGTGCGCCCTTGGTGCCGGGCTTTGGCACGGTGAAGGCCGCGGCCCTCGGACTCGGCGCCCTGGGCTGCAGCCTGTCGGGTTCGGGCCCCTCGGTGTTCGCGGTGGCGGAGGACGAGGCCCAGGCCGAAGCCCTCCGCGATGCCATGCGCGCCGCCTTCGCGAAGGCCGGTTTGGAGAGCCAGGGCTGGGTTTGCGCCCTGGATCCCGAAGGAGCCCGCGTGCTCACCCCTGGTTCACGACACCCCTGGCGGGAGGCCCATCCATGA
- the thrC gene encoding threonine synthase, giving the protein MKLVSTRTPTLSATFQEAVQAGLAPDGGLFVPVTPPHFDDVPDLLRADFASRSVEILYRLLGDELSRSVVEDLTRSAFTFPAPLVRVDGRISALELFHGPTLAFKDFGARFLARVLALGAGGQPRTVLTATSGDTGAAVASAFHGLPGVQVVVLYPAGRVSPMQERQFATCGGNVLALAVEGAFDDCQRLVKGAFEDVELVARLGLTSANSINIARLLAQTLYYFEAAAQAEPGQPLVVSVPSGNFGNLTAGLWAQRMGAPIQAFVAATNANRVVPDYLDSGTYQPRPSVATLSNAMDVGSPSNWERIFALFRGDHGAMAAALRWGSCTDAETEQVVIDLDRTGYLADPHGAVAYQVLRSNLREGEQGIFLATAHPAKFRESLAPALGREIPLPKALRDLEALPLLNESLAVDQAALRRRLL; this is encoded by the coding sequence ATGAAGCTCGTCAGCACACGCACGCCAACCCTTAGCGCCACCTTCCAGGAGGCGGTCCAGGCCGGTCTGGCCCCAGATGGCGGGCTCTTCGTCCCGGTGACCCCCCCCCATTTCGATGATGTCCCCGATTTGCTAAGGGCTGACTTTGCTTCGCGTTCCGTGGAAATCCTCTATCGGCTACTGGGTGACGAGCTCTCCCGGTCGGTGGTTGAAGATCTGACGCGATCCGCCTTTACCTTCCCGGCCCCGCTGGTGAGGGTGGATGGGCGGATCTCCGCGCTGGAGCTGTTCCACGGTCCCACCCTGGCCTTCAAGGATTTTGGCGCCCGCTTCCTGGCGCGGGTGCTGGCCCTGGGCGCAGGTGGTCAGCCGCGCACCGTGCTGACGGCCACCTCGGGCGATACCGGCGCCGCCGTGGCCAGCGCCTTCCATGGCCTGCCCGGCGTGCAGGTGGTGGTGCTCTACCCGGCCGGGCGCGTGTCGCCCATGCAGGAGCGGCAATTCGCCACCTGCGGCGGCAACGTCCTGGCCTTGGCCGTGGAGGGCGCCTTCGATGATTGCCAGCGCCTGGTGAAGGGGGCCTTCGAGGATGTCGAGCTGGTGGCGCGGCTGGGACTCACCTCCGCCAACAGCATCAACATCGCCCGCCTGCTGGCCCAGACCCTCTACTACTTCGAGGCCGCAGCCCAGGCGGAACCGGGCCAGCCACTGGTGGTGTCGGTGCCCAGCGGCAATTTCGGCAACCTCACCGCGGGCCTCTGGGCCCAGAGAATGGGCGCGCCCATCCAGGCCTTCGTGGCGGCCACCAACGCCAACCGCGTGGTGCCCGACTACCTGGACTCCGGCACCTACCAGCCGCGGCCCTCGGTGGCCACGCTCTCCAACGCCATGGATGTGGGTTCGCCCAGCAACTGGGAACGCATTTTCGCGTTGTTCAGGGGCGATCACGGCGCCATGGCCGCGGCGCTGCGCTGGGGCAGCTGCACCGACGCGGAAACCGAACAGGTGGTCATCGACCTCGACCGCACGGGCTACCTGGCGGATCCCCACGGTGCCGTGGCCTACCAGGTGCTGCGGTCCAACCTGCGCGAGGGGGAGCAGGGCATCTTCCTGGCCACGGCCCATCCGGCCAAGTTCCGCGAATCCCTGGCCCCGGCCCTGGGCCGCGAGATCCCGCTGCCGAAGGCCCTCCGCGATCTGGAGGCGCTGCCCCTGCTTAATGAATCTCTGGCGGTGGATCAGGCAGCGCTGAGGCGGCGGCTGCTGTGA
- a CDS encoding nuclear transport factor 2 family protein, translating into MTPRDLVTAWVAAFNRADAEALAAFYAEDAINHQVAEGPVQGRTAIHAMFEQGFAAAKMVCLVENLFEDGEWVILEWRDPLGLRGCGFFRVVGGKIIFQRGYWDKLSFLRQQGLPIPPE; encoded by the coding sequence ATGACCCCTCGCGATCTGGTGACCGCCTGGGTGGCGGCCTTCAACCGGGCCGATGCGGAAGCCCTGGCCGCCTTCTATGCCGAGGACGCCATCAACCACCAGGTGGCAGAAGGCCCTGTGCAGGGCAGGACGGCCATCCATGCCATGTTCGAGCAGGGTTTCGCCGCCGCCAAGATGGTCTGCCTCGTGGAAAACCTCTTCGAGGACGGCGAGTGGGTCATCCTCGAATGGCGTGACCCGCTTGGGCTGCGGGGCTGTGGCTTCTTCCGCGTCGTAGGAGGAAAGATCATCTTCCAGCGGGGCTACTGGGACAAGCTCAGCTTCCTGCGCCAGCAAGGCCTTCCCATCCCGCCCGAGTAG
- a CDS encoding glycerophosphodiester phosphodiesterase family protein: protein MSAARSLLLGHRGLSAKHLENSMEAFRAALTAGMDGFELDVQPTRDGVCLVLHDEDLGRTANGSGLLRQMKAAELPALKNGEPLPRLADVLDLPAKLINVELKGEPGWQQALATVEAAEALDRVLFSSFEHSEVLQLWAACETARCGFLWETDEAMDLSAEELADLPEALWLHPPLKAVKARPELWAPYAQRLALWGMATPAEAAGLPFTPAVLIADSI, encoded by the coding sequence ATGTCCGCCGCCCGTTCCCTTCTGCTCGGCCACCGCGGCCTGTCGGCGAAACACCTGGAGAATTCCATGGAGGCTTTCCGGGCCGCCCTGACCGCGGGCATGGACGGCTTCGAGCTGGACGTGCAGCCCACCCGCGATGGCGTGTGCCTGGTACTGCACGACGAGGATCTGGGCCGCACCGCCAACGGCAGCGGCCTCCTCCGCCAGATGAAGGCCGCGGAATTGCCCGCCCTGAAGAACGGAGAACCCCTGCCCCGCCTGGCGGACGTGCTCGACCTGCCCGCCAAGCTCATCAACGTCGAACTGAAGGGCGAGCCGGGCTGGCAGCAGGCCCTGGCCACCGTGGAGGCCGCCGAGGCCCTGGACCGCGTGCTCTTCAGCAGCTTCGAGCACAGCGAGGTGCTGCAGCTCTGGGCTGCCTGCGAAACCGCCCGCTGCGGCTTCCTTTGGGAAACCGACGAAGCCATGGACCTCAGCGCCGAAGAACTGGCCGACCTGCCCGAGGCCCTGTGGCTGCACCCGCCCCTCAAGGCCGTGAAGGCCCGGCCCGAGCTGTGGGCCCCCTACGCCCAGCGCCTGGCCCTGTGGGGCATGGCCACCCCGGCCGAAGCCGCGGGCCTGCCCTTCACCCCGGCCGTGCTCATCGCGGATAGCATCTAG
- a CDS encoding response regulator, translating to MRVLLVDGNGELLQELRRAFWKRHRQWEVVLAQSGAEALQALTRDPVDIVVVDLALTDMDSTALIHQVREVQPGAVRIALADRAQAQWQEEVEGDLHRLFLKPVEAEFLIGAIESLDIEDDETNVRAIRAFVGGLGRIPSLPSLYSELVALLQREDAGMGEVARLIRHDLGVASQVLKLANSVHSGSNRPVSELGQAVAMLGVDSLRSLVLFRGLISGFNTPKPQGLDLEMLWLHSFHVATGVRKLAVLEGETRLADLAFSAGLLHDVGMVVFATDPAGRYHAVLDQAQHSRVPLSVLEHEVYGVDHAQVGAHLLSLWGLPPVFCRPVREHHAPPAGGEGFPLSVALHFSDARHGGGALAGIFADGRWGLHPRALEDPERLARWKACLDDGSESGPNA from the coding sequence ATGCGGGTTCTGCTGGTGGATGGAAACGGAGAGCTGCTGCAGGAGCTGCGGCGGGCTTTCTGGAAGCGCCATCGTCAGTGGGAGGTGGTCCTCGCCCAGAGCGGCGCCGAGGCCCTCCAGGCCCTCACGCGGGATCCCGTGGACATCGTGGTGGTGGATCTGGCGCTGACCGACATGGACAGCACCGCCCTGATCCACCAGGTTCGCGAAGTGCAGCCAGGGGCGGTGCGGATCGCCCTGGCCGACCGCGCCCAGGCCCAGTGGCAGGAGGAGGTGGAGGGCGACCTGCACCGGCTCTTCCTCAAGCCCGTGGAGGCCGAATTCCTCATTGGCGCCATTGAAAGTCTGGACATCGAGGATGACGAAACGAACGTGCGGGCCATCCGGGCCTTCGTAGGAGGACTCGGGCGCATCCCCAGCCTGCCCAGCCTCTACTCGGAGCTGGTGGCCCTGCTGCAGCGGGAAGACGCCGGGATGGGCGAGGTGGCCCGGCTCATCCGCCACGACCTCGGGGTGGCCAGCCAGGTGCTCAAGCTGGCCAATTCCGTGCACAGCGGATCGAACCGGCCCGTGTCAGAGCTGGGCCAGGCCGTGGCCATGCTGGGGGTGGATTCCCTGCGCTCGCTGGTGCTCTTCCGGGGGCTGATCTCTGGCTTCAACACGCCCAAGCCTCAGGGATTGGACCTGGAGATGCTGTGGCTGCACTCCTTCCATGTGGCCACGGGCGTGCGCAAACTGGCGGTGCTCGAAGGAGAGACGCGACTGGCAGACCTGGCCTTCTCCGCCGGGCTGTTGCACGACGTGGGCATGGTGGTGTTCGCCACGGATCCGGCGGGCCGCTACCACGCGGTGCTGGACCAGGCCCAGCACAGCCGCGTGCCCCTGTCGGTGCTGGAACACGAGGTCTATGGCGTGGATCACGCGCAGGTGGGCGCCCACCTGCTGAGCCTCTGGGGCCTGCCGCCGGTCTTCTGCCGCCCCGTGCGCGAGCATCATGCGCCTCCCGCGGGCGGTGAGGGGTTCCCCCTTTCCGTGGCGCTGCACTTCTCCGATGCCCGCCATGGCGGTGGCGCGCTGGCCGGCATCTTCGCCGATGGACGCTGGGGGCTGCATCCCCGGGCCCTTGAGGACCCGGAGCGTCTCGCCCGCTGGAAGGCCTGCCTGGATGACGGCAGTGAATCTGGTCCGAACGCATAG